A window of the Streptococcus sp. 116-D4 genome harbors these coding sequences:
- the rplQ gene encoding 50S ribosomal protein L17 → MAYRKLGRTSSQRKAMLRDLTTDLLINESIVTTEARAKEIRKTVEKMITLGKRGDLHARRQAAAFVRNEIASENYDEATDKYTSTTALQKLFSEIAPRYAERNGGYTRILKTEPRRGDAAPMAIIELV, encoded by the coding sequence ATGGCTTACCGTAAACTAGGACGCACTAGCTCTCAACGTAAAGCAATGCTTCGCGATTTGACAACTGACCTTTTGATCAACGAATCAATCGTGACAACTGAAGCTCGTGCTAAAGAAATCCGTAAAACTGTTGAAAAAATGATTACTCTAGGTAAACGTGGTGATTTGCATGCACGTCGTCAAGCAGCTGCTTTTGTACGTAATGAAATCGCATCTGAAAACTATGATGAAGCAACTGATAAGTACACTTCTACTACAGCACTTCAAAAATTGTTCTCAGAAATCGCACCTCGTTATGCTGAACGTAACGGTGGATACACTCGTATCCTTAAAACTGAACCACGTCGTGGTGATGCAGCGCCAATGGCGATCATCGAATTAGTATAA